A window of Cohnella herbarum contains these coding sequences:
- a CDS encoding purine-nucleoside phosphorylase has translation MTHITSKAIIEEAAAFIRSTTDVRPEIGLILGSGLGVLGDELEDAVSIPYEDIPHFPVSTVEGHAGELLIGKLQGRNVVLMRGRFHMYEGYEPERTALPVRVMKALGVKTLLVTNAAGGVNLDYKPGNLMLISDHINLTGRNPLVGPNDNALGVRFPDMSDAYSSRLRKVAKETAAELGFAVQEGVYVGLLGPNYETPAEIRMLRTLGVDAVGMSTVSEVIVARHSGIEVLGISCISNMAAGILDQPLSHEEVMETTEQVKEQFLSLVLNVIPKM, from the coding sequence ATGACACACATAACATCGAAAGCAATTATTGAAGAGGCGGCGGCATTCATTCGTTCTACTACGGATGTTCGCCCCGAGATCGGACTTATTCTTGGATCGGGTTTAGGCGTACTTGGGGACGAACTGGAAGATGCGGTATCGATTCCTTACGAAGATATTCCCCACTTCCCCGTGTCGACGGTCGAAGGCCATGCCGGGGAGCTGCTTATCGGTAAGCTGCAAGGGCGCAACGTCGTTCTGATGCGCGGCCGGTTCCACATGTATGAAGGATATGAACCCGAGCGGACCGCATTGCCGGTACGCGTCATGAAGGCGCTAGGCGTAAAGACGTTGCTCGTGACCAACGCCGCGGGAGGCGTGAATTTAGACTATAAGCCCGGCAATCTGATGTTGATATCCGACCATATTAATTTGACCGGACGTAATCCGTTGGTCGGACCTAACGACAATGCGCTGGGCGTTCGCTTCCCGGATATGTCCGACGCTTACAGCTCGCGACTGCGCAAAGTTGCGAAGGAGACCGCGGCGGAGTTGGGCTTCGCTGTTCAGGAAGGCGTCTATGTCGGCCTGCTTGGTCCGAACTACGAAACGCCGGCGGAAATTCGCATGCTCCGCACGTTGGGAGTCGACGCGGTGGGCATGTCAACCGTATCCGAGGTTATCGTCGCGCGGCACTCGGGAATCGAAGTTCTCGGGATTTCCTGCATCAGCAACATGGCGGCGGGCATCCTCGATCAGCCGCTTTCGCACGAGGAAGTCATGGAAACGACGGAACAGGTGAAAGAGCAGTTCTTGTCGCTCGTGTTGAACGTTATCCCGAAAATGTAG
- a CDS encoding site-specific tyrosine recombinase, producing the protein MELRNWLRSYLTYLIEERRVSRNTLQSYSGDLTDFVDEMEKDRVLLPNELKPHHLNAYLNELRKQGRSTATVARRMVSIRSFCKYLTIQRALDYNPSIQLETPKADRKPPKTVEIAALDKLMELPDTSNDIGIRDRAMLELLYATGLRVTELIMIDIGSVRLDMGFLLCLGSGGRERMVPVGDQGTAWVAKYLEESRPRLADPDKPNDALFLNHMGFRLSRQGFWKVMKKYASQIGLNISPHTLRHSFAAHLLDNGADIRAVQEMLGHSDPSTTQMYQTSANLKIKEVYERNHPRARR; encoded by the coding sequence ATGGAGTTGAGAAACTGGCTGCGATCCTATCTTACTTATCTAATAGAAGAACGAAGGGTTTCGCGAAACACGCTGCAGAGCTATTCCGGGGATCTGACGGATTTCGTCGACGAGATGGAGAAAGATCGGGTCCTTCTTCCGAACGAACTCAAGCCGCATCATTTGAACGCTTATTTGAACGAATTGCGCAAGCAAGGCCGATCGACGGCGACGGTAGCCCGAAGAATGGTATCTATCCGCTCCTTCTGCAAGTATTTGACGATACAGAGAGCGCTCGATTATAATCCGTCCATCCAACTTGAAACGCCTAAAGCGGACCGAAAACCGCCCAAGACGGTCGAGATCGCCGCATTGGATAAGCTGATGGAGCTTCCGGACACGAGCAACGATATCGGTATCAGGGATAGGGCGATGCTCGAGCTGTTGTACGCAACCGGCTTGCGGGTAACCGAGTTGATTATGATCGATATCGGAAGCGTTAGACTGGACATGGGATTTTTGCTATGCTTGGGTTCGGGGGGGCGCGAACGAATGGTTCCCGTCGGCGATCAAGGTACGGCATGGGTTGCCAAATACTTGGAAGAAAGTCGTCCTCGCCTTGCCGATCCGGATAAGCCGAACGATGCGCTGTTTCTGAATCACATGGGCTTTCGGTTGTCGCGTCAAGGATTCTGGAAGGTCATGAAGAAGTATGCAAGCCAAATCGGATTAAACATTTCGCCTCATACGTTGAGGCATTCCTTCGCTGCGCACTTATTGGATAACGGAGCCGATATTCGCGCGGTTCAGGAGATGCTTGGACATTCGGATCCCTCCACGACGCAGATGTACCAAACTTCCGCGAATTTGAAAATCAAGGAAGTATACGAAAGAAATCATCCTAGAGCGCGACGTTGA
- a CDS encoding phosphopentomutase — translation MAYQKITVIVLDSVGIGELPDAAHYGDTGSHTLGHIVQKVEGLALPNMRQLGLGNIAKLGDWQPEPSVKGYHGKMAEVSVGKDTMTGHWELMGLRIDTPFRTFPNGFPEALLREFEDQTGRSVIGNKPASGTEILDELGAEQMKSGAWIVYTSADSVFQLAAHEDVIPLEELYNACRVARRLTMKDEFSVGRVIARPYIGTPGAFKRTSNRHDYAVKPPQPTVLNALKAKGLDVVAIGKINDIFVGEGITRSAPTKSNTDGIAITLKEMKSDFKGLLFTNLVDFDSLYGHRRDPEGYGRALEEFDKALPELMNAMKENDLLIITADHGNDPIHAGTDHTREYVPLMAWSPSFKSAGALADRASFADLAATIADNFGVELNTHGKSFLEGLK, via the coding sequence ATGGCTTATCAGAAAATAACAGTAATCGTGTTGGATAGCGTAGGCATTGGGGAGTTGCCGGATGCAGCGCACTACGGCGATACCGGTTCGCATACTTTGGGCCATATCGTTCAGAAAGTCGAAGGGCTCGCTTTGCCGAATATGCGTCAGCTCGGTTTAGGCAACATCGCGAAGTTGGGAGATTGGCAGCCAGAACCTTCCGTTAAGGGGTACCATGGGAAAATGGCTGAGGTGTCCGTCGGGAAAGACACGATGACGGGACATTGGGAGTTGATGGGGCTGCGGATCGATACGCCGTTCCGAACGTTTCCGAACGGGTTTCCCGAAGCGCTCTTAAGGGAATTCGAAGACCAAACAGGCCGATCGGTCATCGGCAACAAGCCGGCTTCCGGCACGGAGATTCTAGACGAACTCGGCGCGGAGCAAATGAAAAGCGGGGCTTGGATCGTCTATACATCCGCGGACAGCGTGTTTCAATTAGCTGCCCACGAAGACGTTATCCCGTTAGAGGAGCTATACAACGCTTGCCGGGTTGCTCGCAGGTTAACGATGAAGGACGAATTTTCGGTGGGGAGAGTCATAGCCCGTCCTTACATAGGCACGCCGGGTGCGTTCAAACGGACGTCGAATCGCCATGATTACGCCGTAAAGCCGCCTCAGCCGACGGTGTTGAACGCTCTAAAAGCTAAGGGGTTGGATGTCGTAGCCATCGGCAAAATCAACGATATTTTCGTCGGCGAAGGCATCACGCGTTCTGCTCCGACGAAGAGCAATACCGACGGTATCGCGATCACGTTAAAAGAAATGAAGTCCGATTTCAAAGGGCTATTATTCACGAACCTGGTCGATTTCGATTCGCTTTACGGGCACAGGAGAGATCCGGAAGGATATGGCCGCGCGTTGGAGGAGTTCGACAAAGCGCTCCCCGAACTGATGAACGCGATGAAGGAAAACGACCTCTTGATCATCACCGCGGATCATGGCAATGACCCGATTCATGCCGGAACGGATCATACTCGCGAATATGTACCGTTGATGGCGTGGAGTCCTAGCTTCAAGAGCGCCGGGGCGTTAGCGGATCGGGCGAGTTTCGCGGACTTAGCCGCAACGATTGCCGATAATTTCGGAGTTGAACTGAATACGCATGGAAAGAGTTTTCTCGAAGGATTAAAATAA
- a CDS encoding transglutaminase-like domain-containing protein — protein sequence MLRTTRLLLAALVLFVTIPAVAFANSGENAVTLDTSEVDKGMVGIRLASKTNVVTKAKVSKGSSNYIYTLNTSKDGQTVWLPLQMGDGEYEVAVLENVAGKSYRVNLAEKIRLAVTNAPDVFLNSVQNIDWLTADKASDKAKELTKGAATDEEKAKAIYDYIVKNVSYDKALARTVTSDYVPDIDGTLTSGKAICYGYATLYASMLRSVGIPAKLAMGTTKWVDEYHAWNEVYLNGKWVVVDTTVDAGLSKGTKKVTFDKKANDYTPVKFY from the coding sequence ATGTTGAGAACAACAAGATTATTATTGGCAGCTCTCGTTCTGTTCGTAACCATTCCCGCGGTTGCTTTCGCGAATTCGGGAGAGAATGCCGTCACATTGGATACTTCCGAAGTGGACAAAGGGATGGTCGGGATTCGTCTTGCCAGCAAGACGAACGTTGTGACGAAAGCGAAAGTATCGAAGGGCAGCTCTAATTATATTTATACGTTGAATACCTCCAAAGACGGACAAACGGTTTGGCTTCCGCTTCAAATGGGAGACGGGGAATACGAGGTTGCCGTACTGGAGAACGTGGCGGGCAAATCCTATCGGGTGAATCTTGCGGAAAAAATTCGACTAGCCGTGACGAATGCCCCGGACGTCTTCCTGAATTCCGTTCAAAACATCGATTGGCTCACAGCGGACAAGGCTTCGGATAAAGCGAAGGAGCTAACTAAGGGCGCGGCAACGGACGAGGAAAAGGCCAAAGCGATTTACGATTACATAGTGAAAAATGTGAGTTACGACAAAGCGCTTGCCCGTACGGTCACTTCGGATTACGTTCCGGATATCGACGGAACGTTAACTTCGGGCAAAGCGATCTGCTATGGATACGCAACGCTGTATGCCTCCATGCTGCGAAGCGTGGGCATCCCCGCCAAGCTGGCAATGGGGACGACGAAGTGGGTGGATGAGTATCATGCTTGGAACGAAGTATACCTGAACGGCAAATGGGTCGTCGTCGATACGACCGTTGATGCCGGGCTGAGCAAAGGGACGAAGAAGGTTACGTTCGATAAGAAAGCCAACGACTATACGCCCGTTAAATTTTATTAA
- a CDS encoding DUF4227 family protein gives MKQPMDKWWERLQFTLLFLALTVFVHGFMGWFQSWLKPSDPYKVPEGRASKVFQTGEGNDPNSSPGDRLRLFYWLGE, from the coding sequence ATGAAGCAGCCTATGGACAAGTGGTGGGAGCGATTGCAGTTTACGCTCCTTTTTCTTGCGTTAACGGTTTTCGTTCACGGTTTTATGGGGTGGTTTCAGAGTTGGTTAAAGCCGTCGGATCCGTATAAAGTACCCGAGGGACGAGCCTCGAAAGTATTTCAGACGGGGGAAGGCAACGATCCGAATAGCTCTCCCGGAGACAGGCTGCGTTTATTTTATTGGTTAGGGGAATAG
- the ald gene encoding alanine dehydrogenase has protein sequence MIIGLPKEIKKQEYRVALTPAGCVMIVQQGQKVIVQRGAGEGSGFSDEEYEKAGANVVAEAAEVWSGADMIVKVKEPLPEEFAHFREGQILFTYLHLAAAAELAQALVEKKVTAIAYETIQAPNGSLPLLTPMSEVAGRMSVQEGAKYLEAFQGGRGVLLGGVPGVPPAEVIILGGGIVGTNAAKMALGLGAEVVVLEKSGDRMRYLDDVFQGRLRTLMSNPYNIAQAVRKADLLIGAVLVPGARAPRLVTEEMVKTMKKGAVIVDVAVDQGGSIETIDRVTTHENPIYEKHGVIHYAVANMPGAVPRTSTLALTNVTIDYILQLAAKGFQETINYNSMLALGVNAYRGAITHPQVAGAVGMPYTPLEGLW, from the coding sequence ATGATTATCGGATTGCCCAAAGAAATCAAGAAGCAAGAGTATCGCGTCGCGTTAACGCCCGCGGGATGCGTCATGATCGTGCAGCAAGGACAGAAGGTCATCGTGCAACGCGGAGCGGGCGAGGGCAGTGGGTTCTCCGACGAAGAATATGAAAAAGCGGGAGCTAACGTCGTTGCCGAAGCCGCGGAAGTATGGAGCGGCGCGGATATGATCGTGAAGGTGAAAGAACCATTGCCGGAGGAATTCGCTCATTTCCGCGAAGGCCAGATTTTGTTTACTTATTTGCATTTAGCGGCCGCAGCCGAGCTGGCGCAGGCTTTAGTCGAGAAAAAGGTTACCGCGATCGCTTACGAGACGATCCAAGCGCCGAACGGCAGTCTGCCCTTGTTGACCCCGATGAGCGAAGTGGCGGGACGCATGTCGGTTCAGGAGGGAGCCAAATACTTGGAGGCGTTCCAAGGGGGCAGAGGAGTGCTCCTGGGCGGAGTTCCAGGCGTCCCACCCGCGGAAGTGATTATTCTGGGCGGAGGCATCGTTGGGACGAACGCCGCGAAGATGGCGCTCGGACTCGGGGCCGAAGTTGTCGTGCTTGAGAAAAGCGGCGATCGGATGCGTTATCTGGACGACGTATTTCAGGGGCGGTTGCGTACGCTGATGTCCAATCCTTATAACATCGCCCAAGCCGTCCGCAAAGCGGATTTGCTGATCGGCGCCGTACTTGTGCCGGGTGCCCGAGCTCCGCGGCTCGTAACGGAGGAGATGGTCAAGACGATGAAGAAAGGCGCGGTTATCGTAGACGTCGCCGTTGATCAGGGCGGTTCCATCGAGACGATCGATCGCGTGACGACCCATGAGAATCCGATCTACGAGAAACACGGCGTCATTCATTATGCTGTCGCGAATATGCCCGGCGCAGTTCCGCGTACGTCCACGCTTGCGCTGACGAACGTCACGATCGATTATATTTTGCAGCTTGCCGCCAAAGGATTCCAAGAGACAATTAACTACAATTCCATGCTCGCATTGGGAGTGAACGCTTATCGTGGAGCGATCACGCATCCGCAGGTAGCGGGTGCGGTAGGGATGCCTTATACGCCGCTGGAAGGCTTATGGTGA
- a CDS encoding collagen binding domain-containing protein, which produces MRVTRARMSKARVRQAKQKLAIFVAVALFLQLVTQLFVAPGSYAAGKQIEDDQHLITSVKMYDEEPTFTGAVMNLNGNSLVLPNRPDVNNFVAAIYDWELPDNHDYSDGDTYTFSLPNVFNIQSPITGNLTGGVGTFVVTTAGTVTFTFNDSINGQQGIEGNFYVWLKFDKSKLDGGLEQKIDFSSVHKADIDIKFANKAKDGLEKTGKASKGGFNSDVIDWTVEFNQAENTINNAVLNDTLPTGLTLQGNINICELEVQLDGTVELNSLKPCTTAPSFPINLGNIDKAFRVTYQTSVPAPTTAPFTGIQYTNNAVLTGTGMTSQSKNATATISFNEPLNKKDTAYDSEKQRITWQIQYNYNQQAIAAADALILDKFATTNTVDQKVVSVTMAVYEVAIDSSGQGTRGALVDPSQYTLTSIGTDYDEGFSLKFHDPVTKAYDIVYQTEAQQRIYDDVTVTNTVYGGGITKEDDADYKEVIFDKKVSKENFQAKTIEWEITVNQDLKTMTDIVIADNYLDMHMELLPATVKINGVDIASTDFLLAADPDYKTGFKISLKPGKSISTKQVITFTTLFDPKAGKPLEDKYKNTATINWKENNVAQTPITKSATVTPQNFTLENGFKKGEYSAKDKTITWTIYVNYNLHTVNPAIISDKYTGNQKFVDGSLEVKHLTLNPGNNSITEGLSVSIPNGKFTLDAINQSFVLDLGPINSAYQIQYKTSLGDNSPIAGNYSNDAKMQNGVGGPILFKMSATVTPKHGGQYVQKSGSQVGNTDIAKWKVTINPSQSYIAAGSVLTDTLSATTDNQFLLTDTLKLYETNLPADNSGNIPKGNPVAASDYTLAVTGNTFTLTFKNDVKTAYILEYDSYINANSGERLTNDLKYQGQSVSVVGQGNQQGILVSLAGAGGGASNGRDKLKIIKVDDLNRPLPGVKFELWNATGLTLLETLITDANGEASTSRKYKLHDTDGFPYKLKEISAPSGYILDPDYAAGKIIDFKGAPFNITNKIIRQGFELVKVDSVDPSKKLKDAVFELRDSGNALIATLTTDNDGRIAYGDMAAGNYTLVEIAAPLFYKLDPTPISVPIVANQTQIVALTQPNTLGSGASLVITKVNAKDHSDLLKGIDFELRNAANVVVDTGTTDVNGTLEFENLAYGLYTLVETKADGFVIEVPETKVSIHQPTTPLIIENKENDRSVQLTKFNSNKSLVLSGAVFELRAETLLLDLQGNPIYEVVPGIDVAKLTTDVNGQLILKDLPPNKYQLVEIQAPYDYRLDQTPVAFEITKTQTTAVLVEKTNERQSSGGVWTPEPTPTPTPKPTPSPEPTPTPTSGPTTSPEPTPTPVPTIDPEKPVHPPKIEEKTTNEKPVKGDVDVPKGGKVEVGEKPKHGTVKVTPDGKWKYTPDKDYKGKDSFTIIVTDKDGNEEEILVDIDVDDVPRGGVDPDGKAPGKTLPKTGESSSLPLQLAGLALVAMGVVLLNRKRIFRIKRE; this is translated from the coding sequence GTGAGAGTTACTAGAGCGAGAATGAGTAAAGCAAGGGTTAGGCAAGCTAAGCAAAAGCTGGCGATTTTTGTCGCTGTAGCGTTATTTCTGCAGTTGGTGACTCAGTTGTTTGTGGCTCCGGGTTCTTATGCTGCGGGCAAACAAATCGAGGACGATCAACATCTGATTACAAGCGTTAAAATGTACGATGAAGAACCTACGTTTACCGGCGCGGTCATGAATCTGAACGGAAACAGTCTAGTATTGCCGAATCGGCCGGACGTGAACAATTTCGTGGCGGCTATTTATGACTGGGAGCTACCGGATAACCATGATTATTCGGACGGGGATACGTATACGTTTTCTCTTCCGAATGTATTTAATATTCAGAGTCCGATTACCGGGAACTTAACGGGCGGCGTCGGGACATTCGTCGTGACTACGGCCGGAACGGTCACTTTTACTTTCAATGACAGTATTAACGGACAACAAGGAATTGAGGGTAATTTCTACGTTTGGTTGAAATTCGACAAATCTAAACTAGACGGGGGCCTGGAACAAAAAATCGATTTTAGTTCAGTCCACAAGGCTGATATCGATATAAAATTCGCAAATAAGGCTAAAGACGGCCTCGAAAAAACAGGGAAAGCCAGCAAAGGTGGCTTTAATTCGGACGTCATTGATTGGACCGTCGAATTTAATCAAGCTGAAAATACGATTAATAATGCGGTACTTAACGATACTCTTCCAACGGGGTTGACGTTGCAAGGCAATATCAATATTTGCGAATTGGAAGTTCAACTGGATGGAACAGTAGAGCTTAATTCGCTAAAACCGTGCACGACCGCACCTTCATTTCCGATAAACCTAGGCAACATCGATAAAGCTTTTCGCGTGACTTACCAGACGAGCGTTCCCGCTCCGACGACGGCACCGTTCACCGGCATCCAATATACGAACAATGCGGTTCTGACCGGTACCGGAATGACGTCGCAGAGTAAAAACGCTACTGCCACGATCAGCTTTAACGAACCGCTGAACAAGAAGGACACCGCTTACGATTCCGAGAAACAAAGGATCACATGGCAGATTCAATACAACTATAATCAGCAAGCGATCGCTGCGGCTGATGCGTTAATCTTAGATAAATTCGCAACTACTAATACGGTCGACCAAAAAGTCGTCAGCGTTACGATGGCCGTATACGAAGTAGCGATCGACAGTAGCGGCCAAGGCACGCGAGGGGCTCTCGTCGATCCGAGCCAATATACCTTAACAAGCATTGGCACGGATTACGACGAAGGGTTCTCCTTGAAATTCCACGATCCGGTAACCAAGGCATACGACATCGTTTATCAAACCGAAGCGCAACAACGCATTTATGATGATGTGACGGTTACGAACACGGTTTATGGAGGCGGCATAACGAAAGAAGACGATGCCGACTACAAAGAAGTCATTTTCGATAAAAAAGTCAGTAAAGAAAACTTCCAGGCTAAAACGATCGAATGGGAGATTACAGTCAACCAAGACTTGAAGACGATGACCGACATTGTCATTGCAGACAATTACTTGGATATGCATATGGAATTACTGCCTGCTACCGTAAAGATTAACGGAGTAGATATCGCGTCCACCGATTTCTTGCTCGCTGCGGATCCGGATTACAAAACCGGCTTTAAGATTAGTTTGAAACCCGGTAAATCGATAAGCACGAAACAGGTTATTACCTTTACGACATTGTTCGATCCTAAGGCAGGTAAGCCGCTTGAAGATAAATACAAGAATACGGCGACGATAAACTGGAAAGAGAACAATGTAGCGCAAACTCCGATTACGAAGTCCGCTACGGTAACGCCGCAAAACTTTACGCTTGAGAACGGGTTTAAAAAGGGCGAATACAGCGCCAAAGATAAAACGATCACTTGGACGATCTACGTGAACTACAATTTGCATACCGTTAATCCGGCGATCATTAGCGACAAGTATACCGGAAATCAGAAATTCGTCGACGGCTCTCTAGAGGTTAAGCACTTAACGCTAAATCCAGGCAATAACTCGATAACAGAGGGTCTTTCGGTCTCGATTCCTAATGGTAAATTTACTTTGGACGCTATCAATCAGAGCTTTGTTTTGGATCTTGGTCCTATTAACTCGGCTTATCAGATTCAGTATAAAACAAGCTTAGGCGACAACTCTCCGATAGCAGGCAACTATTCCAATGATGCGAAAATGCAAAACGGAGTCGGGGGTCCGATTTTATTCAAAATGTCGGCAACAGTAACGCCTAAACACGGCGGGCAATACGTTCAAAAGTCGGGCAGCCAAGTCGGAAATACCGATATCGCCAAATGGAAAGTAACCATCAACCCGAGTCAGTCTTATATTGCCGCTGGTTCCGTTTTAACGGATACCTTATCGGCAACTACTGATAATCAATTCCTGCTGACGGATACTTTAAAGCTGTACGAAACGAATTTGCCTGCGGATAATTCCGGCAATATTCCTAAGGGAAATCCGGTAGCTGCAAGCGATTATACGCTAGCAGTGACAGGGAACACGTTTACGCTGACATTTAAGAACGACGTGAAAACCGCTTATATTCTCGAGTATGACTCTTACATTAACGCCAACAGCGGGGAAAGGCTTACCAACGACCTTAAATATCAAGGACAGTCGGTTTCGGTAGTCGGACAAGGAAATCAACAAGGGATTTTAGTTTCCTTGGCTGGAGCCGGCGGAGGTGCATCAAACGGAAGAGATAAGTTAAAGATTATCAAAGTGGATGATCTTAACCGACCGCTTCCGGGAGTTAAGTTTGAGCTCTGGAATGCTACGGGTTTAACTCTCTTAGAAACGCTGATTACGGATGCGAATGGTGAAGCTTCCACTTCCAGAAAATACAAACTTCATGATACGGATGGTTTTCCTTACAAGCTCAAAGAGATATCGGCTCCGAGCGGGTATATCCTTGATCCTGATTATGCCGCAGGAAAAATAATTGACTTCAAAGGTGCACCTTTCAACATTACGAATAAAATCATTCGTCAAGGATTCGAGCTCGTTAAGGTAGATTCGGTTGATCCATCGAAAAAGTTGAAAGACGCAGTCTTTGAATTACGCGATTCCGGCAATGCACTCATCGCTACGCTTACAACGGACAACGACGGAAGAATCGCATACGGAGATATGGCGGCCGGAAATTATACTTTGGTTGAAATCGCGGCGCCGTTGTTCTACAAGTTGGATCCAACGCCGATCTCGGTTCCGATAGTTGCGAATCAGACGCAGATTGTAGCTCTTACTCAACCGAATACATTGGGTTCCGGTGCATCGCTTGTCATTACTAAAGTTAACGCCAAAGATCATTCCGATCTGTTGAAAGGCATAGACTTCGAGCTTCGCAATGCCGCGAACGTTGTCGTCGACACGGGCACGACCGATGTAAACGGCACGTTGGAGTTTGAGAATTTGGCATACGGCTTATATACGTTAGTAGAGACGAAGGCGGATGGTTTTGTTATTGAAGTACCAGAAACCAAAGTTTCCATCCATCAGCCGACGACGCCGTTAATCATTGAAAACAAAGAAAACGATCGTTCGGTCCAGTTAACAAAGTTCAATTCAAATAAAAGTCTCGTGCTTAGCGGAGCCGTATTTGAACTAAGAGCCGAGACGTTGTTGCTTGATCTTCAAGGCAACCCGATTTACGAGGTCGTTCCGGGCATTGACGTTGCCAAGCTTACGACCGACGTCAACGGACAGTTGATCTTGAAAGATCTACCGCCTAACAAGTATCAACTGGTAGAAATTCAAGCTCCTTACGATTATCGCTTGGATCAAACGCCGGTAGCTTTCGAGATCACTAAGACCCAGACGACGGCGGTATTGGTTGAAAAAACAAACGAGAGACAGAGCTCAGGAGGAGTTTGGACACCTGAACCGACACCGACGCCAACTCCGAAACCAACGCCAAGTCCAGAGCCGACACCGACTCCGACTTCGGGACCTACGACAAGCCCAGAGCCGACACCAACTCCGGTGCCGACGATAGATCCTGAGAAACCTGTTCATCCTCCTAAGATCGAGGAAAAAACAACGAACGAAAAGCCGGTGAAAGGCGATGTCGACGTTCCGAAAGGCGGCAAAGTCGAAGTCGGCGAGAAACCGAAGCACGGAACCGTCAAAGTTACGCCGGATGGAAAATGGAAGTATACGCCCGATAAAGACTATAAAGGCAAAGATTCCTTTACCATCATCGTAACCGACAAAGACGGCAACGAAGAAGAAATCCTCGTCGACATCGACGTGGACGACGTGCCTCGAGGCGGCGTAGACCCTGACGGCAAAGCGCCGGGCAAAACGCTTCCGAAAACGGGGGAGAGCAGCTCGTTGCCGCTCCAGCTCGCGGGACTTGCTCTTGTCGCAATGGGAGTTGTCCTATTAAACCGCAAGAGAATATTCCGTATCAAGAGAGAATAG
- a CDS encoding class D sortase has translation MKIVPYLLIAAGIVLFVFPVAREYINEREQQQLVRELERSIAPADSKPSIDSENARLTELLQSGLEGATEEESERPTIEEPLQTLDDKTIAIIEIDKIDLKLPVLEGATTKNMKVGAAHMTETAQLGEIGNAAVAAHRAHTKGRLFNRLDEIEIGDMIDIRMRDGKVMYRVTEIKIVEPTDLSVLNGNQSDAMLTLITCDPLVNPTHRLIVHAIKSEE, from the coding sequence GTGAAAATTGTTCCTTATCTATTGATCGCTGCGGGAATAGTCCTGTTCGTATTTCCTGTGGCTCGAGAGTACATAAACGAACGTGAGCAGCAACAACTCGTGCGAGAGTTGGAACGCAGTATCGCGCCTGCCGATTCGAAACCCTCCATCGATTCGGAAAACGCTCGGCTCACTGAATTGCTCCAATCCGGCCTTGAAGGCGCAACGGAGGAAGAAAGTGAACGTCCGACTATCGAGGAACCCTTGCAGACTCTGGACGATAAAACGATCGCCATCATCGAGATCGACAAGATCGATTTGAAATTGCCTGTTCTTGAAGGAGCGACGACGAAAAACATGAAGGTCGGAGCGGCTCATATGACGGAAACGGCGCAGCTCGGCGAAATCGGCAACGCGGCAGTCGCCGCTCATCGCGCCCACACGAAGGGACGCCTCTTCAACCGGCTTGACGAAATAGAGATCGGAGACATGATCGACATACGGATGCGGGATGGCAAAGTCATGTACCGCGTGACTGAGATTAAAATCGTCGAACCGACCGATCTATCCGTACTGAATGGCAACCAGAGCGACGCTATGCTAACGTTGATTACATGCGATCCGCTGGTCAATCCTACTCATCGTCTAATTGTGCACGCGATCAAGTCGGAAGAGTAA